One Fimbriimonadaceae bacterium genomic window, GTTGCCGGATTCTTGGGAACGGGGCCGCCCGCCCAGATCGACTCCTCGTTGAGCTGAATCCGTTCCTCCGCCACTCCGCCAAAGACCATCCCTCCCAATCGGCCGTTGCCAATAGGAAGGGCCTCCTCCCATCGTGTGGCAGGATGCCTAAACCAGATCATGAGGTCGTTTTCGGGAGCGTCGAGTTGCATGGCGAGGGCGGCGATAACGGTGATCATCTTGTTCGGTTAGCCTATCACCTTTGCGCATTGAGACCGAGCCAATTTATTCGGGTTTTGGACTGAAACTCCTCGCCTGGAGTTATGATCCGAGCGAAAGGGATCTGAGGACCTGAAGAGGGTGATCTTGTGAATTGCCAACTGACTCTCGTTCGTAAGCGAGGGGATTGAAGCACGGGACCCTTGCAACCCTGGGCTCGGTCCGGCGTAAGCAGGAATACGATGCTTCATTGGATTTGGCTTTTGGTTATTGGTCTTATCGCCGGCGCTCTCGCCAAAGCGATCATGCCCGGAGACAAGATGGAGCCCAAGGGCTGTCTTATGACGAGCCTGCTGGGTATCGCTGGTTCCGTTCTGGTTGGGTTTACGATGCGCACTTTCCTCGGTACGTCGGGCGGCGGTGGGCTGATCGGAACGATCGTCGGTGCGACGATCGGGGCTTGCATTCTGATTTGGCTGGGCCGCGTCTTTACGAAGAAGTAGGCGTCCTGCCGTGTAAGATAGGCTCGAGATGATTCCGGCAGACACGGCATGGTTCAACCGGGCTTTGTGGAAGCAGTGGATCTTGCTGACGACGGTCGGTCTGCTGGCTGTCCTTGCATTCAAGCTGCCGCTTGTGATGGCTGGCTGGAATCTTGTCTTTGGTTCACAGCCAAACAAAGGGCTAGTCGCTTTCGCAACTGTCCTGGCTGATTTCTCTGGCTGGTGCACATACGCCTGGCTTCAGGCGACCATCGTCAAGGAGATCTATCCGACCTGTCAAAGGATGAAATGGGTCTTTGCTACATCGAGCCCATATTTGCTTTTGACGCTTAGCGCTTTGCCCTCGTACTTCATTTATTCCCCAGCAGCAAATCAGCCTCCGGGGCCCCATACGCAGACTCACCCAGCCTATATTATCCTTGCTAGCTTCTTCATGGGATTGCTGTTCTCGGTTCCTCAGTGGTTTTTGCTGAAGAGGTTCGCAAAAAAGGCTGGTGTGTGGATTTTGTGTCAGACAGTTGCTTTTGGGGTGGCGGGATGGATACTGGTTCTCTGTCTGTTGCCCGACCCTGCTCGCTTCACGGTCGGCTACGACTTCGGCTTCGCCCTTGGTGCGACACTCATCGAAGGAGTCTTGGTGGGTGTTATCGGCGGGCTCGCTTTCTACAAGATGCAGCCCCTTCAAACGACCGAAGCCGCAGACTAATCCCGCAGACGAGCTTCCGGCTTCACACTGAGCCGACCTTCGATCACATCAACCCGCAGCTCTGCGTCCGGCATCCGTTCGACCGTGCCCCACGCCCCAGGCACCGAGAAGAACGATTTGAACGGCTCCTTCTGAGCTTCGAGCGTACCGTCGATGCCGTCGTAGCGCAGCCCGGTCCAGGCCAGGAACAGTCCGTAGGAGGCGAGGGCGCGGGCGTAATGCGAGCCGCATTCGTACTCGTTCCAGGGGTTTCTCCGCTTTCCGTCGTGGCGTTTGCGGATGGCGCGAGCGATGGATTCGGCTTCGTCACGCAGGCCGTGGTAGGCCAGGTGGGTGGCGACTTGGTATTCGATTCCGGTCCAGGCTTCATCCGAGTAGGGGAAGGGATAGTGAGGGCGTCCGCCGCTGGGCCAGGAGCACAGAAGCAGACCGGTTTCATCGCGGAAGGCGTACACCCGCTGTAGGTTTTCGTGGTCGCCGAGCGGATCACGAAAGTTGTGCCTGTAGATCGAGCGCAGGGTTTGGGTGACGAGGTCGCGGTCGATCAGGTCCCCCAATCCGGCGACTTCGGCGCAAAGCTGTCCGAAGACTTGGTCGGTGAGGCACCCGTGCCCATGCTGATATTTGGGGGCGTCGGCTTCGGTGTAGGGATTTTCTTGGATGAAAAAGTCGCCGTTCCATAGCCGCTCCTTCGTTGCCTTCGCGCCTTTTTCAATCAAGGCTTGGTACTTGTCGGCGTGTTCGGCATCTCCAAGGTGGCGGCAAATCTCCTCGGCGGCGCTGAGGGCCCCGAGATAGAAGAATTGGGTGAGCGGGTTTGGGCCTTGGAAGTTGATGTCGTAGGTGTTGTGCATGTCGCCATCGACGAGGCCGTCCTGGTCGCGATCCCACTGCACCCAGGAATACTCCAGGGCAAAGTGAGCCTTGGGCCAAATCTCTTTGAGCCAAGCGTCGTCGCCGCTCCATCGCCAGTCGCGGTAGATCTGGATGATCTGCCCGAGCTGACCATCGCTTGCCGCGTGCCACAGGTAGCTTTCTTTGGCGAGGGGGAGGATCATGCGGAAGTTGAGGGCCCCCTTCTTGCCTTCTCCGCCACAGTTGAAACCGAACTTGAACGCCGTATCCAGGAAGCTCCGCTGGATGTCGGGGAAGAGGCAGGCGTGGGTGAGGGCGTAGTTCCAAACGTGCGAGCAGGTGCCTTCGCAACAGCCGCTTTGGGGCGAGCATCCCTCCCAAGCCCAGAAGCCGCCGTCTTCCAGACGGATGACGGTCGGCGTGTGGAGGATGGAGGCGGTCGCGGAGACACATTCGATAATCGACTTAGGCAATGTTGAGTCGAGAAGGGCGTCTTCGAACTTGCTGGTGCGGTCGGCGAGTTCGTCAAACCGCCCGAAGAAGTCGTCGGCGACGGCCCAAGCGTCGGTGTGTTGGGTGGCGTAATACTGCGTCCAGAGCAGTTCTTCACCAGGCTCTTTCTTGCCCCAATACTTGTCGATGATGGGGAAGTGCCAGGCGATGAGGAACGGAATTTCGGCGACCTCGCCGGGGACGAGCTTGACTCGGCATCCTAGCGATCCGGACATGGGCTTGCCGCTGTCGGATTCGGGGTTGGGGCCGAGGGTGCCCGTCTCGCGGAAGCGGTTCCAGAAGGTGGCGATGCAATCCCACCAGCCGGTGACTTCCCAGCGCTCGGTGTAGTCCACGTTGGACCAGCTTGTGGTGAGCGAAGCGGTGCCGAATCCTAATTCGCCGTGGCTGAAACGCTCGTTTTCGAAGAAGATGCCTCGGCAGTTCGATCCTTGACGGTAGGTGTTTTTGGTCTTGTCGGGCGTTGTCTCGGTGGCGTCCATCATCGCGTGGACGGGGTTCAGCATGGTCCAGGCAAGGCACAGCTCGACCGGCTTGTCGCCGGTGTTTTCGATGCGGTAGTTGAGGCTGGCACAGGGGTAGCTGGAGGCTTGAGTGTCCTGCGGGATAAAAGGGTTGAACGCGCTCAGCTCGATCTTGAGCGGGAAGTTCTCTTTGTGAAATCGAATGCGGGCGAAGGGGAAAGTGCCCGCGAATTCGATGCTGTCGAAGCATGGCAAGCCGTCCATCTGGGAGAAGAAATGTCCGTGCCCGTATGACCAGTAGCCCATGCTCTCGCCGACGAAGTCACGGACTCGCGGGCCCTGCAACGCCAGCGCTCTTGCCTCTTCGCCTTCGGGCTGGAGCCACAGCGCAGGGAAGGTGTAGGCGAGCATTTTGCCCTTGTTCGGTCTGCCGAAAATCTCCCAGTCACGCAGGTTACCACGACCGTCCAGGCTGACGCATCCGGTGCCGATGCCGCCTAGGGGGAAGGCGATTTCGCGCAGGTGTTCGCCTTTGTAGGTGTAGGGGGAGTTGTCAAAGCCGGGGCGAAAGAGCGACATGGCGCGAGTATAGACAGGATTTGCCGCGCAAAAGTCAATGTTTACATGCGGCTTTTCACCCAGTAGACTTTGATTTATGCTTTCCTGTCTGCTCGTCGCGGTTTTGATGCCCGCTGCTGGGAGTCTTCAGCCCGCACAACTGAGGTGTGAAGCTCTTGCCAACCCGGTTGGAGTTGCCACGGCAACTCCGCGCTTGAGTTGGAAGCTGAACGCCACCGACAAAGCTGCACACAACCTGCGTCAAACGGGTTACCGGATCACGGTTGGAAGCCAGTCCGGGAAGAGTGATTTGTGGGATACGGGCAAGGTCCAGTCGGGAGACACGTTCGGAATCGCCTATGCCGGCAAGCCGCTCGCATCGGGACAGAAGGTTTGGTGGAGGGTGCAGGTCTTCGACCAGAAGGGCGTCGCCTCCGACTGGAGCGCGGCTGCCGAATGGTCGGTCGGTCTGCTGAAGCCTAGCGATTGGAAGGCGCAATGGATCGGCTACGACGCCCCGGTGAATGCCAACCGGTCGCGCGATCCGTTCAGCGATGCGTCGTGGATTTGGGCGGAATCGGGGGATGTCGTCTACTTCAAGCGGGTTCTGGTGCTGAACGCTGGCTTCACCAAAGCGACTCTGCGCATCACGGCTGACGATCAGTTCTCGGCGACGATCAACGGACACAAGGTTGCCGAGAGTGACGGCAAGACGGACGCATGGCGACGACCGGTCGAAGTGGACGTGACCGACAAGCTGCTGACGGCAGACAACACGATCCTCGTTCGGGCGACGAATTCGGGCGGGGCGGCGGGCTTGCTCGCCAAGCTGACCGTCGCATACACGGGCAACAACGCAGTCGAGATGTCGACGGGCAGCGCATGGCAGGTGGCGACTTCGGAGAGCGGGCCGTTCACTCCGGCGAAGGTGCTCGGCGCTTACGGAGCGGAGCCTTGGGGCCGCGTCGGGCCGCAGAACCTCCACCTTCCTCCGCCGCGACTTCTGCGCCATGAATTCTCCTTGAACAAGCCGGTCAAGCGGGCTATCCTTTACGGCTCGGCTCTTGGTCTGCTCGATCTTCGGCTGAACGGCAAAGCCGTCACCGACGAGCTGTTCATGCCGGGATGGACCGACTACACGAAGCGCGTCTACGCTCGCGGCTACGATGTCACCAAAGCGCTGAAGCAGGGCAACAATGCGGTCGGCGTCGTCTTGGGCGACGGCTGGTATTCCGGCTACGTGGGCTACGGCGGACGGCGAAACCACTACGGCACGAAGACGCGGGCTTTGGTGCAGCTGAACGTCGAATACACCGACGGCACGACTCAGACCATCGCCAGCGGACCGGATTGGAAGGCCAGCACCGGCCCAACGCTGGAAGGCGACTTCCTTATGGGTGAGGCCTACGACGCCCGGCTGGAGAAGGCGGGCTGGGACAGCGCAGGATATTCGGATCGAGGCTGGTTCTCGGTGCAGACGGGCGCGGAGATGAATCCCGTCGTCGAACCGTTCCCTGGGCAGCCGGTGCGCCCCTATGAAGTGCTGAAGGCGAAGACGGTCACCGAGCCCAAGCCGGGGGTTTATGTGCTGGACCTCGGGCAGAATCTGGCGGGATTTGCGAGGCTGAAGGTCAAGGGGGAGAAGGGACAGAAGATCGTGCTGCGCTTTGCCGAACGGCTGAGCCCAGACGGAAACATCTACACCACCAACCTTCGCGGCGCGCGCACGATCGACACCTACATCTGCAAAGGGGAGGGCGTCGAGACGTGGTCGCCCAAGTTCACTTTCCACGGCTTCCAGTACATCGAAGTGACGGGGCTTGGGCACAAGCCCGCGCCCGATGAAGTGGTCGGGATCGCCATCAGCAGCGATACGCCCGACGCAGGAACTCTGGAGACCAGCGACCCGATGCTCAACCGGCTGGTGAAAAATGCTTGGTGGACGCAGAAGATGAACTTCATCGACATCCCCACCGACTGCCCCCAGCGCGACGAGCGGTTGGGCTGGACCGGAGATGCGCAGGCCTACATCCGCACGGCGACGATGCTGAACGACGTTCAGCCGTTCTTCGCGAAGTGGCTCGTCTCACTGGACGACGCTCAGCGCGAAGACGGGCAGTATCCGATGGTCGCCCCGCTCAAGGTTGCGGGCGGGGACGGCGGTCCGGCGTGGGCCGATGCGGGTGTCATCTGCCCGTGGACGATCTACGACGTTTATGGCGACAAGGAGCTTTTGGCCCGCCACTATCCGCAGATGAAGAAGTTCATCGAGTTCTGCGTGAAGCGGTCTACGCCGGAGATGCTGCCTCCCAAGCAGTTCCACTGCTTCGGCGACTGGGTGAGCATCAACGCGAACACCCCGAACGAAGTGATCTACACCGCCTACTTCGCAGGCTCGGCAAGGCTCCTCGCTCAAGCGGCATCTGCGCTCGGCAAGCCCGACGAAGCCCAAAAGCATATGGCCCTTTATCGCCAGGTTCGGGCGGCTTTTCAGAAAGCCTACGTCAAGCCGGACGGCTCGGTTTTGGGCGATACGCAATGCTCGTACATCCTGGCTCTGGTGTTCGACCTTTTGGAGCCGGAGATGGTGGGCAAGGTCGCTGACCGCCTGGTCGCCGATATTGAGAAGCGCGGATGGCACCTTTCCACCGGGTTCGTCGGCACGCGCGACATCATGCACGTCCTCAGCAAGATCGGGCGCAACGACGTGGCGTTCCGGCTTCTCCACAACGACACTTTCCCCAGTTGGGGCTTCACCATCAAAAACGGCGCGACCAGCATCTGGGAGCGGTGGGACGGCTGGACGCCGGAAAAGGGCTTCCAAGACCCCGGCATGAACTCCTTTGCCCACTATGCGTTTGGAGCCGTTGTGGGGTGGATGTTTGCCCAGCCCGCGGGCATCGACAACCTCGCGCCTGGGTTCAAGAGGATCAAGATCGCGCCGCAGATCGACCCCAAGCTAACCTGGCTGAAGTCGTCTTACGATTCCGTCCGGGGCAGGATCGTGTCGGAATGGAGCGTGAAGGACGGAAAGCTGACGATGCGGGTGGTGATTCCGCCGAATACGACGGCGGAGATTCACGTTCCGGCGACGGGGGTAGAAGCCACTCCGAAAGTAGAGGCAAGCGCGGACCGCATCTACCGGGTGGGCTCGGGCGAGTATACGTTTGTTGGGAAGCTGAGGTGATGCGTGAATCGTGAATCGTGAATCGTGAATCGTAGGATGGACTTCATGAGTTGTTTGAAATCTGCGTTTGTTGCCTAGCCCTGCTCGTGCTCTAAACTCATCCACAAAATGCTTGGCGGAGGCTTGGTCTTTTGTCGCTTTTGCACCATCATATAGGCGATGTTTACGCTCGCTGCACAGGAGACCGAAGTCGGTCGCAGGTTTGCCGAAGACGGCTATTACATCGCTAAGGGCGTCTTCAGCCCGACCGAGATCGGGGAGCTTGAAGAGGACTTCGACCGGATCGTGGCACAGCTCTACGCGAGCGGGGAAGAGATCAACGCGACTTGGGGCGGGCCGGAGATGGAGCGGATGGGCGCGGCGAAGATGCAGGTGATCCACACGCACAACGTCCAGCTCTATTCGGCACGGTGGGCGAAGGCGCTCTATCACGAGCGGTTCTTGGCGGCGGCACGGGACATTCTGGGGGAGAACATCGTTCTCAACCACAGCAAGCTCTTTCAGAAGCCGAGCGAAAACGGCGCACCGTTCCCGATGCACCAGGATTGGGAGTATTTCCCGACCGTCAAGGACACGATGATGGCGGGGATC contains:
- a CDS encoding GlsB/YeaQ/YmgE family stress response membrane protein — encoded protein: MLHWIWLLVIGLIAGALAKAIMPGDKMEPKGCLMTSLLGIAGSVLVGFTMRTFLGTSGGGGLIGTIVGATIGACILIWLGRVFTKK
- a CDS encoding glycoside hydrolase family 78 protein → MLSCLLVAVLMPAAGSLQPAQLRCEALANPVGVATATPRLSWKLNATDKAAHNLRQTGYRITVGSQSGKSDLWDTGKVQSGDTFGIAYAGKPLASGQKVWWRVQVFDQKGVASDWSAAAEWSVGLLKPSDWKAQWIGYDAPVNANRSRDPFSDASWIWAESGDVVYFKRVLVLNAGFTKATLRITADDQFSATINGHKVAESDGKTDAWRRPVEVDVTDKLLTADNTILVRATNSGGAAGLLAKLTVAYTGNNAVEMSTGSAWQVATSESGPFTPAKVLGAYGAEPWGRVGPQNLHLPPPRLLRHEFSLNKPVKRAILYGSALGLLDLRLNGKAVTDELFMPGWTDYTKRVYARGYDVTKALKQGNNAVGVVLGDGWYSGYVGYGGRRNHYGTKTRALVQLNVEYTDGTTQTIASGPDWKASTGPTLEGDFLMGEAYDARLEKAGWDSAGYSDRGWFSVQTGAEMNPVVEPFPGQPVRPYEVLKAKTVTEPKPGVYVLDLGQNLAGFARLKVKGEKGQKIVLRFAERLSPDGNIYTTNLRGARTIDTYICKGEGVETWSPKFTFHGFQYIEVTGLGHKPAPDEVVGIAISSDTPDAGTLETSDPMLNRLVKNAWWTQKMNFIDIPTDCPQRDERLGWTGDAQAYIRTATMLNDVQPFFAKWLVSLDDAQREDGQYPMVAPLKVAGGDGGPAWADAGVICPWTIYDVYGDKELLARHYPQMKKFIEFCVKRSTPEMLPPKQFHCFGDWVSINANTPNEVIYTAYFAGSARLLAQAASALGKPDEAQKHMALYRQVRAAFQKAYVKPDGSVLGDTQCSYILALVFDLLEPEMVGKVADRLVADIEKRGWHLSTGFVGTRDIMHVLSKIGRNDVAFRLLHNDTFPSWGFTIKNGATSIWERWDGWTPEKGFQDPGMNSFAHYAFGAVVGWMFAQPAGIDNLAPGFKRIKIAPQIDPKLTWLKSSYDSVRGRIVSEWSVKDGKLTMRVVIPPNTTAEIHVPATGVEATPKVEASADRIYRVGSGEYTFVGKLR
- a CDS encoding phytanoyl-CoA dioxygenase family protein; this encodes MFTLAAQETEVGRRFAEDGYYIAKGVFSPTEIGELEEDFDRIVAQLYASGEEINATWGGPEMERMGAAKMQVIHTHNVQLYSARWAKALYHERFLAAARDILGENIVLNHSKLFQKPSENGAPFPMHQDWEYFPTVKDTMMAGIIHVSHATDEMGCLRVYPGSHKLGRIGGSNGHSEKLLEEYPIEKATPLEAEPGDVVFFHYFTIHGSMPNRSDRVRKTVLVQLYAGDDRIEDGCGHPDEKLVLSGWNFHASRNAANRQK